From the genome of Deltaproteobacteria bacterium, one region includes:
- a CDS encoding nuclear transport factor 2 family protein, whose amino-acid sequence MDLHELEAIKRLKYRYLRCLDQKLWDELADCFTPDARSSYGGGRHAFEGRDAILGFLREAMGAPSFLSSHHAHHPEIELTGPDSATGVWALEDTVIETRAGVTIRGAAFYHDEYVKVGGAWKIRFTGYKRTYEEVESRRDRPGLRLTASWFETDGRSEA is encoded by the coding sequence ATGGACCTGCACGAGCTCGAGGCGATCAAGCGCCTCAAGTACCGCTACCTGCGCTGCCTCGACCAGAAGCTGTGGGACGAGCTGGCCGACTGCTTCACGCCCGACGCCCGCTCCTCCTACGGCGGCGGCCGCCATGCCTTCGAGGGCCGCGACGCGATCCTCGGCTTCCTGCGCGAGGCGATGGGCGCCCCGTCCTTCCTCTCGAGCCACCACGCCCACCATCCGGAGATCGAGCTGACCGGGCCGGACTCGGCGACCGGCGTCTGGGCGCTCGAGGACACCGTGATCGAGACGCGCGCCGGGGTGACGATCCGGGGCGCCGCGTTCTACCACGACGAGTACGTGAAGGTTGGCGGCGCCTGGAAGATCCGCTTCACGGGCTACAAGCGCACCTACGAGGAAGTCGAGTCGCGCCGCGACCGCCCCGGCCTGCGGCTCACGGCGAGCTGGTTCGAGACGGACGGCCGCAGCGAGGCGTGA
- a CDS encoding PaaI family thioesterase: MSEEQPPVTPHWGDATKAWGQDAWEQKRRLARAMRLVIERLVPSNAPEDELRRAAEGLERYAEVLRAHPRLKHFHGFAESANAGDVGAFFDQSPMIGLANPLAPPITIGRSGERTAVATVRFGSAYEGPPGCVHGGFVAAAFDEVLGYVQSLGGNPGMTARLTVHYRAPTPLHTELRFEAELTRIEGRKIFTQSRVMANGKVTAEAEGLFVSVDRARFLELLEQRRRREAGEA; the protein is encoded by the coding sequence GTGTCCGAGGAGCAGCCGCCGGTCACCCCGCACTGGGGTGACGCCACCAAGGCCTGGGGGCAGGATGCGTGGGAGCAGAAGCGGCGGCTCGCGCGTGCGATGCGCCTCGTGATCGAGCGGCTGGTTCCGAGCAACGCGCCCGAGGACGAGCTGCGCCGGGCGGCCGAGGGGCTCGAGCGCTACGCCGAGGTGCTGCGCGCCCATCCACGCCTCAAGCACTTCCACGGGTTCGCGGAGTCGGCCAACGCCGGTGACGTCGGCGCCTTCTTCGACCAGAGCCCGATGATCGGGCTCGCGAACCCGCTCGCGCCCCCGATCACGATCGGCCGGTCGGGGGAGCGCACAGCCGTCGCGACGGTCCGCTTCGGCTCCGCCTACGAGGGCCCTCCCGGCTGCGTGCACGGCGGCTTCGTCGCGGCGGCTTTCGACGAGGTGCTCGGCTACGTCCAGTCCCTGGGTGGGAACCCCGGCATGACGGCGCGGTTGACCGTCCATTACCGGGCCCCGACCCCGCTCCACACCGAGCTGCGCTTCGAGGCCGAGCTCACGCGGATCGAGGGCCGGAAGATCTTCACGCAGAGCCGCGTCATGGCCAACGGAAAGGTCACGGCGGAGGCGGAGGGACTCTTCGTCTCGGTGGATCGCGCCCGCTTCCTGGAGCTGCTCGAGCAGCGCCGGAGGCGCGAGGCGGGAGAGGCCTGA
- a CDS encoding radical SAM protein: MRIHLVTPKNPPSFWTYDRILPILGKRCIFPNLSMPTIAGLTPREHEITLCDENVEEIDFDVEADIVGVTGYIVHKRRMAEIVEEFRRRGRFVVVGGPHASLCPEEWRGRCDVLFVDEAEETWPRFLHDFRAGTWKTEYRPDEKPDLSMTPVPRFDLLHVDRYHAMTIQFARGCPFQCEFCDIIVVYGRRPRAKRVEQVLAEVEECHRLGVRQVFIVDDNFIGNKNLAKELLREMARWGRERGFPIDFNTEVSLNVSQDEELLGLLRDAHFTTVFVGIESPRVASLQQSKKTQNTRGGDLVANVRRIHDYGIQVQAGMIVGFDADDTGIFEEQLRFIQEARIPVSMTGMLQAMPKTPLHERVEREGRLLADSTGDQFVFSNIEPRSMTRRELYEGYRRLIADLYDFRNYRERTLAFLLGRGRQITERLDLRWSDLRLLGRVLRRTLLVADPRRAWFTLRLLGETLLRRPSAFRDAVSFAVVHKALSEYMEALGRHLDRAIAELERGARAEAAVAAAGPLAAGLQLEESHTR; encoded by the coding sequence TTGCGGATCCACCTGGTCACGCCTAAGAACCCGCCGAGCTTCTGGACCTACGACCGCATCCTCCCGATCCTCGGCAAGCGCTGCATCTTCCCGAACCTCTCGATGCCGACCATCGCGGGCCTCACGCCCCGCGAGCACGAGATCACGCTCTGCGACGAGAACGTCGAGGAGATCGACTTCGACGTGGAGGCCGACATCGTCGGCGTGACCGGCTACATCGTCCACAAGCGGCGGATGGCGGAGATCGTCGAGGAGTTCCGGCGCCGCGGCCGCTTCGTGGTGGTGGGCGGCCCGCACGCCTCGCTGTGCCCCGAGGAATGGCGCGGGCGCTGCGACGTGCTCTTCGTCGACGAGGCCGAGGAGACCTGGCCCCGGTTCCTGCACGACTTCCGGGCCGGCACCTGGAAGACCGAGTACCGCCCGGACGAGAAGCCGGACCTGTCGATGACACCGGTCCCGCGCTTCGACCTCCTGCACGTGGACCGCTACCACGCGATGACGATCCAGTTCGCACGCGGCTGCCCGTTCCAGTGCGAATTCTGCGACATCATCGTGGTGTATGGACGCCGGCCGCGCGCCAAGCGCGTCGAGCAGGTGCTGGCCGAGGTCGAGGAGTGCCACCGGCTGGGCGTACGCCAGGTCTTCATCGTCGACGACAACTTCATCGGCAACAAGAACCTCGCCAAGGAGCTGCTGCGCGAGATGGCGCGCTGGGGGCGCGAGCGCGGCTTCCCGATCGACTTCAACACCGAGGTGTCGCTGAACGTCTCCCAGGACGAGGAGCTGCTCGGGCTGCTGCGCGACGCCCACTTCACCACCGTCTTCGTCGGCATCGAGAGCCCGCGGGTGGCGTCGCTCCAGCAGTCGAAGAAGACCCAGAACACGCGCGGCGGCGACCTGGTCGCGAACGTGCGCCGCATCCACGACTACGGGATCCAGGTCCAGGCGGGCATGATCGTCGGCTTCGACGCCGACGACACCGGCATCTTCGAGGAGCAGCTGCGCTTCATCCAGGAGGCGCGCATCCCCGTCTCGATGACCGGCATGCTGCAGGCGATGCCGAAGACGCCGCTCCACGAGCGGGTGGAGCGCGAGGGCCGCCTGCTCGCGGACTCGACCGGCGACCAGTTCGTGTTCTCGAACATCGAGCCGCGCAGCATGACGCGGCGCGAGCTCTACGAGGGCTACCGGCGCCTGATCGCGGACCTCTACGACTTCCGCAACTACCGGGAGCGCACGCTCGCGTTCCTCCTCGGCCGCGGGCGCCAGATCACCGAGCGGCTCGACCTGCGCTGGAGCGATCTGCGCCTGCTCGGCCGGGTCCTGCGCCGGACGCTCCTCGTGGCCGATCCGCGCCGGGCCTGGTTCACCCTGCGCCTGCTCGGCGAGACCCTGCTGCGCCGGCCGAGCGCCTTCCGCGACGCCGTGTCCTTCGCGGTCGTCCACAAGGCGCTCTCCGAGTACATGGAGGCGCTCGGGCGCCACCTCGACCGCGCCATCGCGGAGCTCGAGCGCGGCGCGCGGGCCGAGGCCGCCGTGGCCGCGGCCGGGCCGCTTGCGGCCGGGCTCCAGCTCGAGGAATCCCACACCCGCTGA